In one Rutidosis leptorrhynchoides isolate AG116_Rl617_1_P2 chromosome 8, CSIRO_AGI_Rlap_v1, whole genome shotgun sequence genomic region, the following are encoded:
- the LOC139864451 gene encoding protein FAR-RED IMPAIRED RESPONSE 1-like, translating to MKTECGAGVNAKRGSDNKWYVSKVQLKHNHPFSPSKGRFYRCNRVINARVRRQLEIFQRAGVRMNKGFNTLVVENKGYENIPFTEKDCRNYIDKVKRLKFGEGDAEAIQSYFMKVQFTFPNFFYAWELDDENRLKILFWADGRCRAAYEEFGDVVTFDTTYLTNKYHMPMAPFVGVNHHGQSVLLGCGLVSNEDTKSFIWLFQTWITCMYGRAPAAIKTDQDQAMKKAIEVVFPAVRHRWCLWHILKKLPDKLGRHKRYKLVKYKLKKAVYDTFTPVEFETAWNNMLEKCHLKNNRWLKGLFDERQRWVPCFVKDIFWAGMSTTQRSESINSFFDKYVNKKTTLKQFVEQYENALRDRAKKVNVEDFNSYNSWYPPITRYAMEEQVKAVFTNSKFKEFRNELTGKMYCEIDSSKLEEEYLQYEVVEDIMIDENIIKKSFTVRLKKADCVEECDVKCVCRLFEFRGMLCRHALTVLIGNNIYSVPTRYILKRWRKDVKRKHTKVKVSYSDWEGSEVGSRYDKMCSAFSEVADLASEFEEKCSLVLNRVNELKKEVLDGKSNDGSFVSTQKAIPSKKDKVTIRDPVPVRGKGRPPNSRLKSKSEKVITKMQKKNKKSQGSDHKEVGGFDDNGPVKKRTKNGKEAIQNVYHVENEYSHTKYANYPHHYGGFVPHYASQEPYYPLPMNHMFHQVSQLQHLGVQVQQPSQVNSLNAAFKDLNTTFIYPNTSEFFGP from the exons ATGAAAACAGAATGTGGAGCGGGAGTTAATGCAAAACGTGGAAGTGATAATAAGTGGTATGTTTCAAAAGTTCAACTCAAGCATAATCACCCCTTTAGCCCGAGCAAAGGACGGTTTTATCGATGTAATCGGGTCATAAATGCTCGTGTGCGAAGGCAACTTGAAATCTTTCAAAGAGCAGGAGTAAGAATGAATAAGGGTTTCAATACATTGGTAGTGGAGAATAAAGGATATGAAAATATACCATTTACCGAAAAAGATTGTCGCAATTACATTGATAAAGTAAAACGGTTAAAGTTTGGGGAAGGGGATGCCGAAGCAATTCAAAGTTATTTTATGAAAGTTCAATTTACATTCCCTAACTTTTTTTATGCATGGGAGTTGGATGATGAAAATCGGTTGAAGATTTTGTTTTGGGCAGATGGAAGGTGTAGGGCAGCTTATGAAGAATTTGGGGATGTTGTCAcctttgatacaacttatttgacaAATAAGTATCACATGCCAATGGCTCCATTTGTAGGTGTAAACCATCATGGACAATCCGTATTGCTCGGTTGTGGATTGGTTTCAAATGAAGATACTAAGTCTTTTATATGGCTTTTTCAAACATGGATTACATGTATGTATGGACGTGCTCCTGCAGCCATCAAAACAGACCAAGATCAAGCAATGAAAAAAGCAATTGAAGTTGTATTTCCCGCTGTACGACATAG GTGGTGTTTATGGCATATACTTAAAAAGCTACCTGACAAGCTTGGTAGGCATAAGAGATATAAATTAGTTAAGTACAAGCTTAAAAAAGCTGTGTATGATACTTTTACTCCTGTTGAATTTGAAACCGCGTGGAATAATATGCTAGAAAAGTGCCACCTCAAAAATAATAGGTGGTTGAAAGGTTTGTTTGATGAAAGACAACGTTGGGTCCCTTGTTTTGTGAAAGATATTTTTTGGGCGGGGATGTCTACTACTCAAAGAAGTGAGAGCATAAATTCATTTTTTGATAAATATGTAAACAAAAAAACGACATTGAAGCAGTTTGTTGAACAATATGAAAATGCATTAAGGGACAGGGCCAAAAAGGTAAATGTAGAAGATTTTAATTCTTACAATTCGTGGTATCCGCCAATCACCCGTTATGCCATGGAAGAACAAGTAAAGGCTGTTTTCACAAATTCTAAGTTTAAAGAGTTCCGAAATGAGTTAACAGGAAAAATGTATTGTGAGATTGATTCTTCAAAATTAGAAGAGGAGTATTTACAATATGAAGTAGTTGAGGATATTATGATTGATGAAAATATAATAAAGAAGTCATTTACTGTTAGGTTGAAAAAGGCTGATTGTGTGGAAGAATGTGATGTTAAATGTGTTTGTCGTTTGTTTGAGTTTCGAGGAATGTTGTGTAGGCATGCACTTACGGTACTCATTGGTAATAACATATATTCGGTACCGACTAGATATATCCTAAAAAGATGGAGAAAAGATGTGAAGAGGAAGCATACTAAGGTTAAGGTAAGTTATAGTGATTGGGAGGGCTCAGAAGTTGGAAGTCGTTATGATAAAATGTGTAGTGCTTTCTCTGAAGTGGCAGACTTGGCATCAGAGTTTGAAGAAAAGTGCAGTCTTGTACTTAATAGAGTCAACGAATTAAAGAAGGAGGTCTTAGATGGAAAAAGTAATGATGGTAGTTTTGTCTCTACTCAAAAGGCGATTCCTTCTAAGAAGGATAAAGTTACGATTCGTGATCCGGTGCCGGTTCGGGGAAAAGGTCGTCCTCCAAATAGTAGGCTTAAGTCCAAGTCTGAGAAAGTCATTACCAAAATGCAGAAGAAAAATAAG AAGTCACAAGGTTCTGATCATAAAGAAGTTGGTGGTTTTGATGATAATGGACCAGTGAAGAAACGCACAAAGAATGGGAAAGAG GCTATTCAAAATGTCTACCATGTTGAGAATGAATATAGTCATACGAAATATGCTAACTATCCGCATCACTATGGTGGATTTGTTCCGCATTATGCTAGTCAAGAGCCATACTATCCTTTGCCAATGAATCATATGTTTCACCAAGTATCACAACTACAACATTTAGGCGTCCAAGTGCAACAACCTTCACAAGTCAACTCTCTGAATGCAGCCTTTAAAGATCTAAATACGACATTTATCTATCCAAATACATCTGAATTTTTCGGTCCATAG
- the LOC139864449 gene encoding F-box/kelch-repeat protein At1g16250-like: MSSLTSPSSPTSPTTEKFPRTSSVAIQTPSEKSEPRYGIYAIFSYKENINDTNVSCVMGCYDPSINTWSHECLVPNLGENHILKGFAMVSVGSSIYIVGGSVYKKVKVNENNVKLIDHGLGVQSQVSRYNVLTKEWFNCAPLITPRYDFACSVCDNKIYVAGGQSTSDRAMSVLSSAEVYDLSLNDWTPLPNMSTERYKCVGVTYQKKFHVIGGFTYSVNQMPFMDRCSAEVYDVKKGRWDHVRGMWQLDIPPNQIVVIDDELISSGDCLNVWKGQIETYDRDLHLWYPIEGSRKKNLLSFSCPNEGGSSESSLERICLTMAPIGTYLYFMAGYRLPGNQSSCCTISMVHRFDTSATNNRWETFEPMQVEGERELCSHACVVQLP; encoded by the coding sequence ATGAGTTCACTCACCTCACCATCTTCCCCCACCTCTCCTACGACGGAAAAGTTCCCTCGAACATCATCTGTCGCGATCCAAACCCCGTCTGAAAAATCTGAACCGCGTTATGGAATATACGCAATATTTTCCTACAAGGAGAACATAAACGACACTAACGTTTCGTGTGTGATGGGATGTTATGACCCATCAATAAACACGTGGAGCCACGAGTGTTTGGTCCCTAATTTGGGCGAAAACCACATTTTAAAAGGGTTTGCAATGGTTTCGGTTGGCTCCTCAATTTACATTGTTGGTGGTAGCGTTTACAAAAAAGTTAAAGTTAACGAAAATAATGTTAAACTTATAGACCATGGTCTTGGTGTACAATCACAAGTGTCACGCTATAATGTTTTAACTAAAGAATGGTTTAATTGTGCACCACTTATAACACCAAGGTACGATTTTGCATGTTCTGTTTGTGACAATAAAATATATGTCGCGGGGGGTCAGTCCACTTCAGATAGGGCGATGAGTGTACTCTCGTCAGCCGAGGTGTATGACTTGTCACTAAACGATTGGACACCGTTACCAAATATGAGTACGGAAAGATATAAGTGTGTGGGTGTAACATATCAAAAGAAATTCCATGTCATCGGGGGATTTACATATAGTGTGAACCAAATGCCTTTTATGGATCGTTGTTCAGCTGAAGTGTATGACGTGAAAAAAGGAAGGTGGGACCATGTAAGGGGGATGTGGCAATTAGACATTCCACCTAATCAAATTGTCGTGATAGACGATGAGCTGATTAGTTCTGGTGATTGTCTTAATGTATGGAAAGGTCAAATTGAGACGTATGATCGTGACCTACATTTATGGTACCCGATTGAAGGGTCGAGAAAGAAGAATTTACTCTCTTTTTCGTGCCCGAATGAAGGAGGGAGTTCAGAGTCGTCGTTGGAACGAATTTGCCTCACGATGGCACCGATTGGAACGTATCTTTATTTTATGGCCGGGTATCGATTACCTGGGAACCAGTCTTCGTGTTGTACGATCTCGATGGTTCACAGGTTCGATACTTCGGCTACAAACAACCGATGGGAGACGTTTGAACCAATGCAAGTTGAAGGGGAAAGAGAACTTTGTAGTCATGCTTGTGTTGTTCAACTTCCATAA
- the LOC139864452 gene encoding protein FAR1-RELATED SEQUENCE 4-like → MNRSSSSSLNIDESSYTSSPLHDDGLSSGTQESLNEENDIEEKETYCELNLNEDECHEEISPEDNQGNSDHCDQNTEFESQEDVNVQEKFEKNMHHEDNILEPKVGMVFDTVEELASFYANYGKKTGFGVSKRSSGMSLEDEEKRYATISCHRAGKSQSKTKNSLNPRPITKIECGAGVNAKRGSDNKWYVSKVQLKHNHPFSPSKGRFYRCNRVINARVQRQLEIFQRAGVRMNKGFNTLVVENKGYENIPFTEKDCRNYIDKVKRLKFGEGDAEAIQSYFMKVQSTFPNFFYAWELDDENRLKSLFWADGRCRAAYEEFGDVVTFDTTYLTNKYHMPMAPFVGVNHHGQSVLLGCRLVSNEDTKSFIWLFQTWLTCMYGRAPAAIITDQDQAMKKAIEVVFPAVRHSYTIEHMIMWCLWHILKKLPDKLGRHKRYKLVKYKLKKAVYDTFIPVEFETTWNNMLEKCHLKNNRWLKGLFDERQRWVPCFVKDIFWAGMSTTQRSESINSFFDKYVNKKTTLKQFVEQYENALRDRAEKENVEDFNSYNSWYPPITRYAMEEQVKAVFTNSKFKEFRNELTGKMYCEIGSSKLEEEYLQYEVVEDIMIDENIIKKSFTVRLKKADCMEECDVKCVCRLFEFRGMLCRHALTVLIGNNIYSVPTRYILKRWRKDVKRKHTKVKVSYSDWEGSEVGSRYDKMCSAFSEVADLASEFEEKCSLVLNRVNELKKEVLDGKSNDGSFVSTQKASPSKKDKVTIRDPVPVRGKGRPPNSRLKSKSEKVITKMQKKNKKSQGSDHKEVGGFDDNGPVKKRTKNGKEAIQNVYHVENEYSHTKYANYPHHYGGFVPHYASQEPYYPLPMNHMFHQVSQLQHLGVQVQQPSQVNSLNAAFKDPNTTFIYPNPSEFFGP, encoded by the exons ATGAATcgatcttcatcttcttcactaaACATAGATGAGTCATCTTACACATCTTCTCCTTTACATGATGATGGATTGTCATCGGGTACACAAGAATCTCTTAACGAAGAAAATGA CATTGAAGAAAAAGAGACATATTGTGAATTAAACTTAAATGAGGATGAATGTCATGAAGAAATTTCTCCTGAAGATAACCAAGGAAACAGTGATCATTGTGATCAAAATACTGAATTTGAAAGTCAAGAAGATGTCAATGTTCaagaaaaatttgaaaaaaatatgcACCATGAAGATAATATTTTAGAACCAAAAGTAGGTATGGTATTTGACACAGTTGAGGAACTAGCCAGCTTTTATGCAAATTATGGTAAGAAAACAGGATTTGGAGTTTCTAAAAGGTCTTCCGGAATGTCTCTTGAGGATGAGGAGAAAAGGTATGCTACAATTTCGTGTCATCGAGCTGGAAAGTCACAATCAAAAACAAAAAATAGTTTAAATCCACGTCCTATTACGAAAATAGAATGTGGAGCGGGAGTTAATGCAAAACGTGGAAGTGATAATAAGTGGTATGTTTCAAAAGTTCAACTCAAGCATAATCACCCCTTTAGCCCGAGCAAAGGACGATTTTATCGATGTAATCGGGTCATAAATGCTCGTGTGCAAAGGCAACTTGAAATCTTTCAAAGAGCAGGAGTAAGAATGAATAAGGGTTTCAATACATTGGTAGTGGAGAATAAAGGATATGAAAATATACCATTTACCGAAAAAGATTGTCGCAATTACATTGATAAAGTAAAACGGTTAAAGTTTGGGGAAGGGGATGCCGAAGCAATTCAAAGTTATTTTATGAAAGTTCAATCTACATTCCCTAACTTTTTTTATGCATGGGAGTTGGATGATGAAAATCGGTTGAAGAGTTTGTTTTGGGCAGATGGAAGGTGTAGGGCAGCTTATGAAGAATTTGGGGATGTTGTCAcctttgatacaacttatttgacaAATAAGTATCACATGCCAATGGCTCCATTTGTAGGTGTAAACCATCATGGACAATCCGTATTGCTCGGTTGTAGATTGGTTTCAAATGAAGATACTAAGTCTTTTATATGGCTTTTTCAAACATGGCTTACATGTATGTATGGACGTGCTCCTGCAGCCATCATAACAGACCAAGATCAAGCAATGAAAAAAGCAATTGAAGTTGTATTTCCCGCTGTACGTCATAGTTACACCATTGAACATATGATTat GTGGTGTTTATGGCATATACTTAAAAAGCTACCTGACAAGCTTGGTAGGCATAAGAGATATAAATTAGTTAAGTACAAGCTTAAAAAAGCTGTGTATGATACTTTTATTCCTGTTGAATTTGAAACCACGTGGAATAATATGCTAGAAAAGTGCCACCTCAAAAATAATAGGTGGTTGAAAGGTTTATTTGATGAAAGACAACGTTGGGTCCCTTGTTTTGTGAAAGATATTTTTTGGGCGGGGATGTCTACTACTCAAAGAAGTGAGAGCATAAATTCATTTTTTGATAAATATGTAAACAAAAAAACGACATTGAAGCAGTTTGTTGAACAATATGAAAATGCATTAAGGGACAGGGCCGAAAAGGAAAATGTAGAAGATTTTAATTCTTACAATTCGTGGTATCCGCCAATCACCCGTTATGCCATGGAAGAACAAGTAAAGGCTGTTTTCACAAATTCTAAGTTTAAAGAGTTTCGAAATGAGTTAACGGGAAAAATGTATTGTGAGATTGGTTCTTCAAAATTAGAAGAGGAGTATTTACAATATGAAGTAGTTGAGGATATTATGATTGATGAAAATATAATAAAGAAGTCATTTACTGTTAGGTTGAAAAAGGCTGATTGTATGGAAGAATGTGATGTTAAATGTGTTTGTCGTTTGTTTGAGTTTCGAGGAATGTTGTGTAGGCATGCACTTACGGTACTCATTGGTAATAACATATATTCGGTACCAACTAGATATATCCTAAAAAGATGGAGAAAAGATGTGAAGAGGAAGCATACTAAGGTTAAGGTAAGTTATAGTGATTGGGAGGGCTCAGAAGTTGGAAGTCGTTATGATAAAATGTGTAGTGCTTTCTCTGAAGTGGCAGACTTGGCATCAGAGTTTGAAGAAAAGTGCAGTCTTGTACTTAATAGAGTCAACGAATTAAAGAAGGAGGTCTTAGATGGAAAAAGTAATGATGGTAGTTTTGTCTCTACTCAAAAGGCGAGTCCTTCTAAGAAGGATAAAGTTACGATTCGTGATCCGGTGCCGGTTCGGGGAAAAGGTCGTCCTCCAAATAGTAGGCTTAAGTCCAAGTCTGAGAAAGTCATTACCAAAATGCAGAAGAAAAATAAG AAGTCACAAGGTTCTGATCATAAAGAAGTTGGTGGTTTTGATGATAATGGACCAGTGAAGAAACGCACAAAGAATGGGAAAGAG GCTATTCAAAATGTCTACCATGTTGAGAATGAATATAGTCATACGAAATATGCTAACTATCCGCATCACTATGGTGGATTTGTTCCGCATTATGCTAGTCAAGAGCCATACTATCCTTTGCCAATGAATCATATGTTTCACCAAGTATCACAACTACAACATTTAGGCGTCCAAGTGCAACAACCTTCACAAGTCAACTCTCTGAATGCAGCCTTTAAAGATCCAAATACGACATTTATCTATCCAAATCCATCTGAATTTTTCGGTCCATAG